A genome region from Pirellulales bacterium includes the following:
- a CDS encoding enoyl-CoA hydratase/isomerase family protein — MADTQLPVLTEVHSAAGGGILQITLNRPEVHNAVDAASAALLLEAWQRFRDDDDLRVAVLHGAGDTAFCSGADLRGLAGLAELPSGVTPESLVSDGTGPMGGTRIVQSKPVITVAQGYAYAGGLELFCHGHIRLAEPQATFSVACRRWGVPLVDGGTVYLPRLLGWGSALPLIITGQRISAERAHQIGLVWELVAPGQGLARAFEYARQICEQPQDALLADLHSAIHGADLPLSEALTLEAANLYPVMHSASTQQGVENFLTGRRFWFK, encoded by the coding sequence ATGGCGGACACTCAATTGCCCGTGTTGACCGAAGTGCATTCCGCCGCGGGTGGCGGAATCCTGCAGATCACTCTCAATCGGCCCGAAGTCCACAATGCCGTCGACGCCGCTTCGGCCGCCTTGCTGCTCGAAGCCTGGCAACGCTTTCGCGATGATGACGACTTGCGCGTCGCCGTGCTGCATGGCGCGGGCGACACGGCATTTTGCTCTGGCGCCGATCTGCGTGGGCTGGCTGGCCTGGCCGAATTGCCAAGCGGCGTAACGCCAGAGTCCCTCGTCAGCGACGGCACGGGCCCGATGGGCGGCACGCGAATCGTCCAATCCAAACCGGTGATTACCGTTGCCCAAGGGTATGCTTACGCCGGCGGCCTGGAGCTTTTTTGCCATGGCCACATTCGCCTGGCCGAGCCGCAAGCCACCTTTTCCGTGGCCTGCCGCCGCTGGGGAGTGCCATTGGTCGATGGCGGTACGGTCTATCTGCCGCGGCTCCTCGGTTGGGGCAGCGCCCTGCCGCTCATCATTACCGGGCAGCGCATCTCCGCCGAACGGGCCCATCAGATCGGGTTGGTCTGGGAACTGGTGGCGCCGGGGCAGGGGCTTGCCCGCGCCTTCGAATACGCGCGCCAGATTTGCGAGCAGCCCCAAGATGCCCTACTGGCGGATCTGCACAGCGCCATTCATGGCGCCGATCTGCCGCTGTCCGAGGCGCTTACGCTCGAGGCTGCCAATCTTTACCCGGTCATGCACAGTGCCAGCACGCAGCAAGGGGTCGAAAACTTCCTGACTGGCCGCCGATTTTGGTTCAAATAA
- a CDS encoding mycofactocin-coupled SDR family oxidoreductase, whose amino-acid sequence MAGELAGRVALVTGAAHGQGRASALALAKEGARIAAFDLCRELEYPGYRMGAANELDSLATECAALGVECLPLAGDVRDDAAIVRAVETIRERFGRIDVLFNNAGICGYGMAHELSEAAWDAMLDINLKGAWLMARRVIPFMIEQKSGVIINNSSIAGLRGMGRLSHYAASKWGLVGLTKSWAIELAPHNVRVVSIHPTGVNTPMNDGLAELEGATPLEIAERSAGNLLPVPWIEPEDVAAAVVFLASDKARFMTGSQWVLDAGLLSR is encoded by the coding sequence ATGGCAGGCGAGCTGGCGGGACGGGTGGCGCTTGTTACCGGCGCGGCGCATGGCCAAGGGCGCGCCTCGGCCTTGGCGCTGGCTAAAGAGGGGGCGCGAATCGCCGCTTTTGATTTGTGCCGTGAATTGGAATATCCGGGCTACCGCATGGGGGCCGCCAACGAACTGGACTCATTGGCCACAGAGTGCGCGGCGCTCGGAGTCGAATGCTTGCCGCTGGCGGGAGACGTGCGCGACGACGCGGCCATCGTCCGGGCGGTGGAGACGATTCGAGAGCGCTTTGGACGCATCGACGTGTTGTTCAACAACGCGGGCATCTGCGGCTATGGTATGGCACACGAATTGAGCGAGGCCGCTTGGGACGCGATGCTCGACATCAATCTCAAGGGAGCATGGCTGATGGCGCGGCGCGTGATTCCATTCATGATCGAGCAGAAATCGGGCGTGATTATCAACAATTCGTCGATCGCCGGGCTGCGCGGCATGGGGCGACTGAGCCATTATGCGGCGAGCAAATGGGGGCTGGTGGGGCTGACGAAGTCGTGGGCGATTGAGCTGGCGCCGCACAATGTGCGCGTGGTCTCGATCCATCCCACGGGGGTGAACACGCCGATGAATGACGGCTTGGCGGAACTGGAAGGGGCAACGCCCCTGGAAATTGCCGAGCGTTCGGCAGGAAATTTGCTGCCAGTTCCGTGGATTGAGCCCGAGGATGTGGCGGCGGCCGTCGTCTTTCTGGCGTCGGACAAGGCGCGGTTCATGACGGGCTCGCAATGGGTGTTGGATGCTGGCCTGTTGTCGCGCTAG